The sequence below is a genomic window from Candidatus Polarisedimenticolaceae bacterium.
AACGCGGCCGCCCGGCCACACCGGAGCAGTCCCTGCTCGACAGGGAGAAGTGCCTTCGCCTCGCCGCGGTCGTCGGCGAGCTCTCCGAGCGGCAGCGAGAGGTGTTTCTGCTCCGCGTCGGACTCGGCGCGACGGTCGAGGAAACGGCCGCGACGTTGCGGTGCAGCGAGGCGGCGGTGCGGACGGCGCTGCACGAGGCGACGCGTGAGATTCGCGAGCGAATGGCCCGGGGGCTCGGAAGGGGTGAGCTGCATGAACGCCGATGATCTCGAACTCCCGGACGAAGGCTATCTCCTGCGGGAATCGCTGCGGGCCGACGAGGTCGCGTCGATTCGCGGGCGATTGCCGGGCCGGCGTCGGCGCACTTGGGTCTACTCGATGGCGGCGTGTCTCGCCGCGGTACTGATCGGAATCGGCTGGTGGGCGACACGCCCCTCACCGGGCGACGGTTCGACGCGCGTGGAGTTGCACATCGAACGGGTGGATGAGTCGGGGCGACGTCCGATCGTGCTGTCGATCGAACGACTTCCCGACGAAAACCGAAATGGAGTGAGGCGATGAGACGTCTTCTTTGGGTCTGCTGCCTCCTGCTCGGAACCGCCGTCACCGCGCGCGGCGAAAAGGGCGACTCGTCCCTGCAGACGCCGGTGTCGTTCAACGCGGAGGACGTGCCGGTAGTCTCGGTCCTGAACATGCTGAAGGCGGCGGGGCAACTCCAGCTCGACGTCGATCCCTGCGTCAACGGCCGCGTCCGAATGCAACTGGAGAACGTGCCGCTCCGGGCCGCGCTCGAGGCGGTCGCGACGTCCGCCGACCTCGAGGTGACGTTCCCGCAGGACTCCGCGAAGCCGATTGTGGTTCGCTGCAAGCCCGGCTCCCGTGCGATCTCGTCGCCGCCCTCCGCCAAAGGCGACCCCGTGCGCCTGGAGTTCCGGCTGAGTCGTCTCGTTCCCGGGCGCCCACGTGAGGATCTGATGAACCCGCGGCTCGCCACGAACCGCGAGGAGTACGCCGAGATCGCGCAGGAGAGCCCGGACGTCCAGGTGTTCTCGCTGGGCGAGAACGGGGAGACGATCGTCAGCCAACGCGGCCGTCGCGCCGCGATCGGGATCTTCATCCCCCGGAATGCCTCGGAAACCGTGCCGCTGCGGGGGAGGATCGAAGTCGTGGACAGCGACGCGGCGACCCGCTCGTCGGCGAGCTTTTCGCGCGTGTTCGAGGTGATCCTGCCTCCCCCGGGGCAGTTCGTGGAGGCGACGAAGTTCGACCTGCTGGGCGGAACCTACGAGCTCCGCGTGTCCCAATTCTGAAGTCGGCCGGCGGCGCGCCTCTGTTAACCTCCCCCGCGTGTTCGGCAACAAGAAGATCCGCCTGACGAGTTACGCATCCTGCGCCGGTTGAGCGAGCAAGATGGGCCCCGAGGCCCTGGCGCAGGTGCTGCGTCCGCTCGCCGGGATGTTCGACCCGGGCAGGTTCCCGAACCTCCTCCGCGGGCTCGTCGAGCCCGACGACGCGCTCGTGTGGAAACTCGACGACGAGCGCGCGATCGTGCAGACCGCCGACTTCTTCCCGCCCGTCGTGGACGACCCGTTCTCCTTCGGCCAGATCGCCGCGGCGAACGCGATGTCCGACGTCTACGCCATGGGGGGCGTTCCGATCTTCGCGATGAACCTCGTCGGGTTCCCCGAATCGCTCGATCCCGAGGTCCTCTCGGAGATCCTCCTCGGCGGTGCGGACAAGGTCCTCGAGGCCGGCGCGGCGATCGCGGGGGGGCACACGACGACCGACGAGGAGCCGAAGTACGGCCTCGCGGTCACCGGGCTCGTCCACCCCGATCGCGTCCTGAAGAAGACGGGGGCGAAGGTCGGCGACGTGCTGCTGCTGACCAAGCCTCTCGG
It includes:
- a CDS encoding sigma factor-like helix-turn-helix DNA-binding protein, with product RGRPATPEQSLLDREKCLRLAAVVGELSERQREVFLLRVGLGATVEETAATLRCSEAAVRTALHEATREIRERMARGLGRGELHERR
- the selD gene encoding selenide, water dikinase SelD yields the protein MFGNKKIRLTSYASCAGUASKMGPEALAQVLRPLAGMFDPGRFPNLLRGLVEPDDALVWKLDDERAIVQTADFFPPVVDDPFSFGQIAAANAMSDVYAMGGVPIFAMNLVGFPESLDPEVLSEILLGGADKVLEAGAAIAGGHTTTDEEPKYGLAVTGLVHPDRVLKKTGAKVGDVLLLTKPLGTGVVTTAHKKQKVAAEDLEVAIASMARLSARASKLLVEAWPAVHALTDVTGFALLGHGHEVAHQSGVTLVFDWAKLPWLPGAEHYARKGHLTGGSKRNDAYYGEYLDLRRPLESWERALLTDPQTSGGLLCAVDPAAVDALVERFRASKEPVWRVGEVVAGKAGTIRVV